The Campylobacter concisus sequence TAGGCTTGACGATTTTTTCTATAAATTCGTCGCCGACGTATTTTTCCTCCGCGCTCGCGTCATCCGTCAAATTTGCCCAGCTAGGGTCGATCGCAACCTTAACCAGTCCGTCCGCGCCCATGTCTATAGCCTTGTAGTTCATCTCTACGATCGCTTCGCCCTTTTTGGCATAGGCTTTGTGCGCGTACTCTTTCATGTACTTTTGCGCGTCGGCAAACGGGATGATGTCAGCTAGCTTAAAAAACGCCGACTGCATGATGGTATTCGTGCGGTTTTTTAGCCCGATCTCGCGAGCTAGCTTAGTGGCGTTGATGATGTAGAAATTTACCTTTTTAGCGGCTAAAATTTTCTTTACTTTATTCGGCAGTTTAGCGACCGTCTGCTCGGCGTCCCAGATCGAGTTTAGCAGGAATGTCCCGCCCTCGCGGATACCGTCTATCACATCGTAAATTTCAAGATACGCCGCAACCGAGCAGGCTACGAAGTGCGGATTTGAGACGAGGTAGGTCGAGCGGATCGGGTTTTTACCGAAACGCAGGTGCGAGCGCGTGTAGCCGCCGGATTTTTTACTGTCGTAGGCAAAATACGCCTGCGCGTAAAGATCGGTTTTATCGCCGATGATTTTGATTGAGTTTTTATTAGCTCCCACGGTACCGTCCGCGCCAAGGCCGTAAAATAGGCACTCTTTCACGCTTGCGTCGCTTAGCGAAATTTTCTCGCCGACTTTTAGCGAGGTGAAGGTCACGTCGTCCTCGATACCGACGGTAAAGCCGTTTTTGGGTTCGCTTAAATTTAGATTTTCAAAGACGGCTAGCATCTGAGCCGGATCGACGTCTTTTGAGCTTAGGCCGTAGCGGCCGCCTACGATCACGGGCTGATTTTTGCGTCCGTAAAACGCCGCCTTGACGTCCAGATATAGCGGCTCGCCCAGGCTTCCCGGCTCTTTCGTGCGGTCTAGTACGGCGATCTTTTCTACTGTTTCAGGCATCACGTCAAAGAGGTATTTTAGGCTAAACGGACGGTATAGATGTATCTTTAGCACGCCCACTTTTTCGCCCTTTGCGCGTAGGTGATCGACGACTTCTTCTAGAGTTTGCGTAACAGAGCCCATCGCGACCACGATGCGCGTAGCGTGCGGATCGCCGTAATAATTAAACGGTCTATAATCGCGTCCCGTGATTTTTGAAATTTCTTTTAGATACTCGGCCACGATATCAGGCACCGCGTCGTAGTAGCGGTTGGCTAGCTCGCGCGTCTGGAAGTAGATATCGTCGTTTTGCGCCGTGCCGCGAGTTTTAGGGCTCTCGGGGCTTAGCGCCTCGTCTCTAAATTTTTGCAGCGCCTCGCGGTCTAACAGTCTATCAAAGTGAGCGTAGTCAAGCACCTCGATCTTTTGTATCTCGTGGCTCGTGCGAAATCCGTCGAAAAAGTGCAAAAACGGCACGCGACCCTTGATCGCAGCTAGGTGCGCGACGCCCGCGATATCCATGACCTCTTGCACGGAGCCGCTTGCCAGCATAGCAAAGCCAGTTTGCCGACAGGCATAGATATCCTGATGATCGCCAAAGATAGAAAGCGCCTGGGCCGCGATAGAGCGCGCGCTCACGTGGATGACGCCGGGTAGTAGTTGGCCTGCGATCTTGTACATATTTGGGATTTTTAGTAAAAGACCTTGCGAAGCCGTGTATGTCGTAGTTAGCGCACCCACTTGCAGCGAGCCGTGCACGGTGCCCGCAGCCCCGCCTTCGCTTTGCATTTCGACGACTTTAACGGGCATGCCGAATAAATTTTTCTTACCCTGGGCCGCCCACATATCGGTGTAATCAGCCATCGGCGAGCTAGGAGTGATCGGGTAGATGCCAGCAACCTCCGTAAATGCGTAAGCCGCATGCGCCGCAGCCTCGTTTCCGTCCATAGTTTTCATTATTTTAGCCATTTTTCCGCCTTAAATTTTCTTACGATTTTTAAAAATCTTTTATTATAGAGCTAGTTTCCAAAATATACTATTAATCTATGTCATTAATAAATTCCGAGAATTTTGCCTTTTAAATTACTAACTTTAAGCAAAATTCCATTACCTTAATGAAAAAATTAAGGATAAAATTTGATAAGCGTTCATAGGGTAGCCTATTTAAGGGTTATAGCTCTTGCTTTTTGTGCTTTTATATTTAACACTACTGAGTTTGTCCCAGTGCCACTTTTAAGTGATATTGCAAAAGATTTTGACATGAGCACGGCCGATACCGGTCTTATCATCACGATTTATGCGTGGAGCGTCACGATACTCTCTTTACCGCTTATGCTTTTAACTGCAAATTTAGAGAGAAGATCTCTTCTTTTAAAAGTTTTTATCGTATTTGTTGTAGCTCATACGCTTTGTGCCTTTGCTTGGAATTTTAAAATTTTAATTATTGCTCGGTTGATGATAGCTATTGCTCATGCTATTTTTTGGGCTATCACTGCTTCACTTGCTGTTAGGCTAGCTCCGATAAATAAAAGCTCGCAAGCTCTTGGACTGCTAGCTCTTGGCACATCGCTAGCGATGATACTTGGTCTGCCACTTGGAAGAATTTTAGGTGATGCACTTGGTTGGCGTGTGACCTTTGGGCTGATCGGAATTTTTGCTGTTGGTGTTGGAGCTTGGCTATATAAAATTTTGCCACTTCTACCAAGTAAAAACTCAGGCTCACTTAAAAGCTTACCAGAACTTGCAAGGAATGGCCTTTTAATGGTCGTATTTTTACTAACGGCAATTATCATAAGCGCGCATTTTAGCACCTATAGCTACATTGAGCCATTTGCAAAAGATATCAGTGGCTTTGATGGGAAATTTATCACAATATTCTTGCTTATATTTGGTGTTGCTGGCGTAGTTGCAAGCCTGCTTTTCTCTAAATTTTATAAGCTCATTCCAAATGCATTTTCAGCAATTTCTATCATGCTTATTTTATGTTGCTTGCTTGTGTTAAATTTTATTGCTAAAAATGAAGTTTTAATGCTAGTTTTAGCCTTTATTTGGGGGCTTGGTATAGCCGGTGTAAACATGAGTTTTCAAATAAAAGTACTAAATTTAGCCTCAAATGCTACTGACGCTGCAATGGCGATATTTTCGGCTATTTATAACATAGGTATCGGAGCAGGGACGCTAATAGGGCATCAAACGATAGTTTATTTAGGCGAACAAAATATCGGTAATGTCGGTAGTTTTTTTGCCGCAAGCGGACTTATCATATTTTTGTTTGCGGTATCTAAGATTAAAAGAGTTTAGATGTTTAAATGTCTAAGTAAAACGTTACAAATTTCTACATATAAGTGATAATAAGTATCATAACTAAGAAAAATTTTAGTTAAGCTTCCTTATAATCATTATCAGAAAATGAATAAATTTTAGGAGCTTATTATGTCAGTTTTAGTTATCGGTGCAGATGAGATAACGCCTATCAAGGCAGTTTTACATGATTTGGGAGCTGAGAAGATAGAACACTGGGATGCTAGAAATGAAAACCGTGTAAATCGCAAGCCAATCCCTCAAGATACCGAGTGTGTGGTGATGCTAACTAGTTTTTTAAACCACAACACTATGAAGACTATTAAAACTCAAGCAAAAAAGAGAAATATTCCAATTGTTTGTGCAAAAAGAAGCGTTAGCTGCGTATTTTGCGAGTACTGCAAGGTCTTTGGGCTAGATAAGGAATTTGGATGCAAAGAATAATCAATGAGATTCGGGCTTTTATCAGATATTGGCGAAATAACTCCAAATATTTTTGCAAAGCTTGATAGGCTTTCACGTGCAAAAATTTTTATTGCACTTTATAATTCTGGCGTAGAAAGTGAGCTAAAAATACCACTTTCTTACGCTAAATTTCTAAATTTCAAAGAAATTTTTGAGGCTAGGGTAAATTTCCTACTTTATGAAAAATGTCTAAATTTTAAGCCAGCAGATCGCTTTTGTATTTCATCAAATATCATCATAAATGCTTATTTAAAAGGCGACTTTTCAAAGATCAAATTTATAGCAAAAGAGCCAAAAATGGCAGCTGCAAAGATGATAAAAATGCTTTATGTAAGTGGGAAATTTGAGTTTTGTATCGATGCGGCACAGATGTTTTGTCAATTTGTTTATGATAAAATACGCCTCCGCCATCAAGATAAAGAGGTCGTGCTAAATGGTGGTGTCATTTCGGTTAAAAAAGATGGTAAAAATTTGCTCAGCGTCATGCCAAGCTTTAAAAAAGTGAGCTTTGATGATATGAGAAATTTAAACGACGATATAGATAGAGCTGTCGGTGTGCTTGGTCACGAGTGCGAGATGGTTTATATTGTTTTTCCTAGAAATGAGGAATTTAGGCGACACGTTGAGGTTAGGCACTGTTATGCGAGAGGTTTGATTAAGCTTGTGCCTTATACGATTATTAGTAAAATTTTTTAAAAAGGATAAAAATGATAGGTATAGTTTATGGAAGCAGCATGGGAAATACCGAAGATGCAGCAAAGCTTATAAGTGAGGGTTTGGGCCTTGAAAATGAGCTTTTAAACGTTGCTGATGTAGACGCAGCGAAGATAAATAGCTTTGATAAGCTCATCCTTGGTACATCAACCTGGGGTAGTGGTGATCTTCAAGATGACTGGGACGCGTTTGACTTTAAAGCGTTAAATCTAAGCGGAAAAACAGTCGCTGTTTTTGGCATGGGTGATAGCGAGAGCTACTCTGATGAATACTGTAACGGCATGGCAAAGCTTTATGATGAGGTCGTAAAAGCTGGCGCAAAGGTAGTTGGTGAGGTTAGCACTGATGGCTATACATTTGATGGCTCTGATGCTGTAAGAAATGGAAAATTTGTAGGCCTAGCGCTTGATGCTGATAACCAAAGTGATAAAACTGAGGGTAGAATTTCAGCTTGGATAGAGCAGATAAAGCCTCATTTTGCTTAATGTAATTTTAGCTAGATTTTCTAGCTAAAATTTTCATATATCCATAGCTGAGATGAAGCTTTTTATTCTTTCGTTTTGGCTGTTAAAAAACTCATCTACCAAGCCATCAAA is a genomic window containing:
- the nifJ gene encoding pyruvate:ferredoxin (flavodoxin) oxidoreductase; this encodes MAKIMKTMDGNEAAAHAAYAFTEVAGIYPITPSSPMADYTDMWAAQGKKNLFGMPVKVVEMQSEGGAAGTVHGSLQVGALTTTYTASQGLLLKIPNMYKIAGQLLPGVIHVSARSIAAQALSIFGDHQDIYACRQTGFAMLASGSVQEVMDIAGVAHLAAIKGRVPFLHFFDGFRTSHEIQKIEVLDYAHFDRLLDREALQKFRDEALSPESPKTRGTAQNDDIYFQTRELANRYYDAVPDIVAEYLKEISKITGRDYRPFNYYGDPHATRIVVAMGSVTQTLEEVVDHLRAKGEKVGVLKIHLYRPFSLKYLFDVMPETVEKIAVLDRTKEPGSLGEPLYLDVKAAFYGRKNQPVIVGGRYGLSSKDVDPAQMLAVFENLNLSEPKNGFTVGIEDDVTFTSLKVGEKISLSDASVKECLFYGLGADGTVGANKNSIKIIGDKTDLYAQAYFAYDSKKSGGYTRSHLRFGKNPIRSTYLVSNPHFVACSVAAYLEIYDVIDGIREGGTFLLNSIWDAEQTVAKLPNKVKKILAAKKVNFYIINATKLAREIGLKNRTNTIMQSAFFKLADIIPFADAQKYMKEYAHKAYAKKGEAIVEMNYKAIDMGADGLVKVAIDPSWANLTDDASAEEKYVGDEFIEKIVKPINAARGDSLPVSAFVGFEDGHFKSGTTAYEKRGIGVMVPKWIEENCIQCNQCAFVCPHAVIRPFLIDENELAAAPQTVQDHVLDAKGKEVKGLKYKIQVSPLDCTGCELCAQICPSKEKSLVMVPLAEEMEKNEQENADYLFKKVTYKDDLMSKESVKGVGFAQPLFEFHGACPGCGETPYIGLVTRLFGDRMIVANATGCSSIYGGSAPSTPYTTNKEGKGVAWANSLFEDNAEFGMGMNVAVETLRHRIEDVMLRTKDAAPNALAALYSDWIAHKNDGEKTTQIAKILTPILEQNLDVEGVKEILELKRYLVKKSQWIIGGDGWAYDIGFGGLDHVLASGENVNVLVLDTEVYSNTGGQSSKSSRAGSIAQFTASGKPMQKKDLGYIAMTYGNIFVAQINSNASQANTIKAIAAAEAYDGPSLVIAYSPCIAHGIKGGMAYSGGQGELATKCGYWPTYVYDPHLIKEGKNPLKMTSKEPDWSLYEEFLLNEVRYNSLKKTNPQHADELLAKNKADAQRRYRQLKRLSLADFSDEVESSAPESAEDTSVGTAAE
- a CDS encoding sugar transporter, producing the protein MISVHRVAYLRVIALAFCAFIFNTTEFVPVPLLSDIAKDFDMSTADTGLIITIYAWSVTILSLPLMLLTANLERRSLLLKVFIVFVVAHTLCAFAWNFKILIIARLMIAIAHAIFWAITASLAVRLAPINKSSQALGLLALGTSLAMILGLPLGRILGDALGWRVTFGLIGIFAVGVGAWLYKILPLLPSKNSGSLKSLPELARNGLLMVVFLLTAIIISAHFSTYSYIEPFAKDISGFDGKFITIFLLIFGVAGVVASLLFSKFYKLIPNAFSAISIMLILCCLLVLNFIAKNEVLMLVLAFIWGLGIAGVNMSFQIKVLNLASNATDAAMAIFSAIYNIGIGAGTLIGHQTIVYLGEQNIGNVGSFFAASGLIIFLFAVSKIKRV
- a CDS encoding DUF2325 domain-containing protein, producing the protein MSVLVIGADEITPIKAVLHDLGAEKIEHWDARNENRVNRKPIPQDTECVVMLTSFLNHNTMKTIKTQAKKRNIPIVCAKRSVSCVFCEYCKVFGLDKEFGCKE
- a CDS encoding UDP-N-acetylmuramate--alanine ligase, with translation MRFGLLSDIGEITPNIFAKLDRLSRAKIFIALYNSGVESELKIPLSYAKFLNFKEIFEARVNFLLYEKCLNFKPADRFCISSNIIINAYLKGDFSKIKFIAKEPKMAAAKMIKMLYVSGKFEFCIDAAQMFCQFVYDKIRLRHQDKEVVLNGGVISVKKDGKNLLSVMPSFKKVSFDDMRNLNDDIDRAVGVLGHECEMVYIVFPRNEEFRRHVEVRHCYARGLIKLVPYTIISKIF
- the fldA gene encoding flavodoxin FldA, with protein sequence MIGIVYGSSMGNTEDAAKLISEGLGLENELLNVADVDAAKINSFDKLILGTSTWGSGDLQDDWDAFDFKALNLSGKTVAVFGMGDSESYSDEYCNGMAKLYDEVVKAGAKVVGEVSTDGYTFDGSDAVRNGKFVGLALDADNQSDKTEGRISAWIEQIKPHFA